From Dendropsophus ebraccatus isolate aDenEbr1 chromosome 2, aDenEbr1.pat, whole genome shotgun sequence, a single genomic window includes:
- the MYC gene encoding myc proto-oncogene protein, with translation MPLNSNYPSRNYDLDYDTMQPVFYFDEDENFYQQQYNRLQPPAPSEDIWKKFELLPTPPRSPSRRPSFSSLFPSTDQLELVTEFLGGDMVNQSFICDQDDETFVKSIIIQDCMWSGFSAAAKLEKVVSEKLASYQASRKESSLSSQNQQPQQQSPQKSPTCQGNLSPIGTSRTSNGYLQDPSSECIDPSVVFPYPLNDTISKVGSQCLVQELNMETPPISINGCSSESEDEQEDEDEEEEEEDDEEEEEEIDVVTVEKRYTASKKPDSYSHQSRPHHSPVVLKRCHVNIHQHNYAAPPSTKVDYPSSKRAKLESNARVLKQISNNRKCSSPRSSDSEENDKRRTHNVLERQRRNELKLSFFALRDQIPEVANNEKAPKVVILKKATEYVISMQEDERRLLREHEQLKLKREQLKQKLKQLKSSSL, from the exons ATGCCTTTGAACTCCAACTACCCGAGCAGGAATTACGACCTGGATTATGACACTATGCAACCTGTCTTCTACTTTGACGAAGACGAGAATTTCTACCAGCAGCAGTACAACCGTCTGCAGCCCCCGGCCCCCAGCGAGGACATCTGGAAGAAGTTTGAGCTCTTGCCCACCCCGCCACGCTCTCCCAGCCGCCGTCCCAGCTTCTCCAGCCTTTTTCCATCTACTGACCAGCTGGAGCTGGTCACAGAGTTCCTGGGAGGGGACATGGTGAACCAAAGCTTCATCTGTGACCAGGACGACGAGACGTTCGTCAAGTCCATCATCATCCAGGACTGTATGTGGAGCGGCTTTTCGGCAGCGGCCAAGCTGGAGAAAGTGGTGTCGGAAAAGCTGGCGTCTTACCAGGCTTCTAGGAAGGAGAGTTCTTTATCCTCCCAAAACCAACAGCCGCAGCAGCAGAGCCCGCAGAAGTCTCCTACCTGCCAGGGGAACCTCAGCCCCATAGGAACCAGTAGGACCAGCAATGGATACCTACAGGATCCCAGTTCTGAATGCATAGACCCTTCGGTGGTCTTCCCTTACCCATTGAATGACACCATTTCCAAAGTTGGCTCTCAATGTTTGGTTCAGGAGCTGAATATGGAAACGCCACCCATCAGcatcaatggctgcagctccgaATCTG AAGACGaacaggaggatgaggatgaagaagaagaggaggaggacgacgaggaggaagaagaagagattGATGTGGTCACCGTGGAGAAAAGATATACTGCATCCAAGAAGCCCGACTCCTACTCCCACCAGTCCAGACCCCACCACAGCCCCGTAGTCTTGAAAAGGTGTCATGTGAATATCCACCAGCACAACTACGCGGCGCCTCCCTCAACAAAAGTGGACTATCCCTCTTCCAAAAGGGCCAAGCTAGAAAGCAACGCCAGAGTCCTCAAACAGATCAGCAACAACCGCAAGTGCTCCAGCCCCAGGTCGTCGGACAGCGAGGAGAACGACAAGCGGCGGACGCACAACGTCCTGGAGCGCCAGAGGCGAAACGAACTCAAACTGAGTTTCTTTGCTCTCAGAGACCAGATCCCCGAAGTAGCCAATAACGAGAAAGCCCCCAAAGTTGTCATCCTCAAAAAGGCGACGGAATACGTCATCTCCATGCAGGAAGACGAGCGGAGACTCCTACGGGAGCACGAACAGTTAAAACTCAAAAGAGAACAATTAAAACAGAAACTCAAACAGCTCAAGAGCTCGAGTTTGTGA